A genomic window from Algoriphagus sp. Y33 includes:
- a CDS encoding RagB/SusD family nutrient uptake outer membrane protein: MSKHIKNTFLASLILLMGACWELDQEVLDGVTQEQVNNSTDPNLIPVLKASAYSRIIGGWGASGGIWSLHEVSSDEIVVPTRGPDWQDGNAWVRLHRHTWEPSEPSISGTWDYCYTAIGEINNLLVQYPDFPELKAELSILRGLVYLWLIDVYGNVPINTEDNLSPNPSNNSRQEVFDFIEKSVKDNIALLVKEDQKTVLNYYSAQAILAKLYLNAEVYIGTPMWAEAEAAADEIISSGVYSLTSNYFANFATNNGSSSENILTLPYDENNATGFNLSMMTLHALNQQTYDLQEQPWNGYASLEEFYNTYDENDLRKDNFIVGPQFSSSGARLNDASFEPEDPDGAPLTFTANISELTPKALRQEGARIGKFEFAPGSNSNLSNDYPIFRYADILLVSAEAKFRQGKIAEATEIVNQIRARAEIAPFVNMTLENIYDERGREMFAEATRRTDQIRFGKFNQPWWEKAASETYRNIFPIPQDQINANSNLTQNPGY, encoded by the coding sequence ATGTCTAAACATATAAAAAACACTTTCTTAGCGAGCCTAATTCTGCTCATGGGAGCTTGTTGGGAGCTGGATCAAGAAGTACTTGATGGAGTTACTCAAGAGCAAGTGAATAATAGTACGGATCCAAATTTAATTCCGGTTTTGAAAGCCTCCGCTTATTCTAGAATAATAGGGGGCTGGGGTGCAAGTGGCGGTATTTGGTCCTTGCATGAAGTCTCGTCAGATGAAATAGTAGTTCCAACACGTGGTCCTGATTGGCAAGATGGCAATGCATGGGTGCGTCTCCATCGACATACTTGGGAGCCTTCTGAGCCATCAATAAGCGGAACTTGGGATTATTGCTACACTGCTATAGGAGAGATCAACAATTTACTAGTACAATATCCGGATTTCCCTGAATTAAAAGCTGAACTCTCCATACTCAGGGGGTTAGTTTATCTATGGTTGATAGATGTTTATGGAAATGTTCCTATCAATACTGAAGATAATTTAAGCCCAAATCCTTCAAATAACTCCCGGCAAGAAGTATTTGACTTTATCGAAAAATCGGTCAAAGACAATATCGCCCTTTTAGTAAAAGAGGATCAAAAAACTGTGCTCAATTATTATTCAGCACAGGCGATTTTAGCAAAATTATACTTGAATGCAGAAGTGTATATAGGCACACCAATGTGGGCCGAAGCCGAAGCCGCAGCCGACGAGATCATATCAAGTGGAGTTTATTCGCTTACATCGAACTATTTTGCAAACTTTGCCACTAACAATGGAAGTTCGTCTGAAAACATCCTAACTCTACCTTATGATGAAAACAATGCAACGGGATTCAATCTTTCGATGATGACTTTGCATGCTTTGAATCAGCAGACATATGATCTACAAGAACAACCGTGGAATGGATATGCTTCTCTAGAAGAATTCTATAATACGTACGATGAGAATGATTTGAGAAAGGATAACTTCATAGTTGGTCCTCAATTTTCTTCCTCCGGAGCCAGATTGAACGATGCTTCTTTTGAACCTGAAGATCCGGATGGAGCTCCACTTACCTTTACAGCCAACATTTCTGAACTAACTCCAAAAGCTTTGAGACAAGAAGGAGCTAGAATCGGCAAGTTCGAATTTGCACCCGGTTCGAACAGCAACTTAAGCAACGATTACCCTATTTTCAGATATGCAGATATCTTGCTGGTAAGTGCAGAGGCAAAATTCAGACAGGGTAAGATCGCTGAAGCTACAGAAATCGTCAACCAGATCCGAGCTCGTGCGGAGATAGCACCATTTGTAAATATGACCCTTGAAAATATCTATGATGAAAGAGGTCGGGAAATGTTTGCTGAAGCCACTAGAAGAACTGACCAAATACGCTTTGGAAAATTCAATCAACCATGGTGGGAGAAAGCAGCCTCTGAGACTTATCGAAATATTTTCCCTATTCCGCAGGATCAGATTAACGCCAATTCTAATCTGACACAAAATCCAGGATATTAA